TTATAGCGAACATCCGTAAATACCTGTGCCAGGGTCTCTTTGTTATGTTCTTTGATGAACGACTGATAAGTGGGCATTAACTCCTTCTCCCTGTAGCAGGCATCAATATCCTCCCTCTTATACTCGTGGTATTTTTCCTGGTGTACCACAGCCTCCAGGGGAAGGCGGTCGGTAAGTTCGGGCCACTCACCGGGATATCCCACGCTTACCGTGGTAACCGGCACCACTCCGCGGGGCAGATCCAGGATCTCAATAATCTTCCCTGCCATATAGGTCGTAGTACCCAGGTAGCAGATGCCCAGGCCGGCATCTTCTGCGGCCACACACACATTCTGGGCCACCAGCAGGGCGTCGATGGCTGCCGTAAAAAAGGAGAGAAAGTTATCGTAGCCCGGTTCTGCCTGACGCTGCCTGCACCAAAGGTTAAAGCGGTTAAAGTCGGCACAAAAAGTGAGTACCACGGGGGCCTCCCTGATCATGCCCTGGTTAAAGTGACAGGGGGAAAGCTCCTCTTTGATCCCTTCCTCTGTGGTGACCACAATGGAATAGAGCTGCATATTCCCGGTAGTGGAGGCACGGGTTCCGGCTTCCAGAATGTATTGAAGGATCGTATTGGGGATGGGATCCGGCAAGTATTTCCGGATGGTCCTGTGCTTAAGCAAAGTGTCGGTCATATCCTTGAATTTTCTATAAAAATAGTGATATTTAAGGTCTAAAATTCCCAATTTTATGAAAACGATAAAATGTAACAGCTCTTTTTGGATAGCTGTTTGTCTTGCTATGGCTTTGATGGTCAGCCCGGTGGACTTGAATGCACAGAAAAAGAAAAACCAGGAGGAAGAAAAAACGGAGGGGATCGACGCCGGTCTGCTTTCCGGACTAAAATGGCGCAGCATCGGTCCGGCCATGACTTCCGGCCGCGTGTCCGATTTTGCAGTCAACCCGCAGGACCACAGTGAATGGTATGTGGCCATCTCTTCCGGAAATGTCTGGAAAACCGTAAACAACGGAACCACCTTCAAGCCGGTATTTGAAAAATATGCTTCTTATTCCACCGGGGTGATCACCATGGATCCCAACAATCCAAACCTGCTCTGGCTGGGTACCGGGGAAAACAATCACCAGCGTGCCCTGGGATACGGTGATGGCGTCTACAAATCGGAGGACGGAGGGGAGTCGTGGAAGAACATGGGGCTGAAAGAGTCTCGCCAGATCGGAGGAATCGTAGTGGATCCGCGCAATTCCAATGTGGTATTTGTGGCGGCCGAAGGATCGGCCTGGGGGCCTGGTGGTGATCGCGGTTTGTTTAAAAGCACCGACGGAGGGGAGACCTGGAAGAAAGTGCTGGAAATCAGTGTAAATACAGGAGTAAATAACGTGGTGATAGATCCGGTGGATCCTGATGTGATGTATGCCACCAGCGAGCAGCGCAGGCGCCATGTTTTTACCAAAATAGGCGGTGGTCCCGAGTCGGCGGTCTACCGCTCCCTGGACGGGGGGGAAAGCTGGACGAAATCCATGAAGGGACTTCCCGATGTGCATATCGGGGGCATGGGCATCGCCGTTTCACCGGCCGACCGCAATGTGGTCTACCTGATTGTGGAGGCTGCAGAAGACAAGGGCGGATTTTTCCGCTCGGATAACCGGGGGGCCTCCTGGGAAAAAATGAGCGATCATCATGCCAGTGGCCAGTATTACAACGAGATTTACTGCGACCCGGTGGATGTGAACAAGGTGTATTCCATGGAGACCGTATCGAAAGTCACCGTGGATGCCGGGAAAACCTGGAAAAACATCAGTACCGATGGCCGGCATGTGGATGACCATGCCCTGTGGATCGACCCACAGGATACCAGGCATTACCTGATCGGAGGGGACGGGGGGGTGTATGAAACCTTTGATGGCGGGGAGACCTTTCTGTTTAAATCAAACCTGCCGGTCACCCAGTTTTACCGGGTATTCGTGGATAATGAAGAACCATTTTATCATGTATACGGTGGAACCCAGGACAACAATACCCTGGGCGGTCCCTCCATGAACAAAAGCTCGGCCGGGGTTAGCAATGAAGAATGGAAAGCCATCAAGGGCGGGGACGGATTCTGGGTTGCGGTGGATCCCACCGATCCCAATATCATTTATTGTGAATCGCAGTATGGAAATGCGAACCGCTATGACCGGAAGAGCGGTGAAGGAATTGGCATTAAGCCGCGTCCACGAAAAGGCGAGGAGACCTATAAATGGAACTGGAACGCTCCCCTGATCATCAGTCACCATTCCTACACCCGGATCTATATGATGGCCAATAAGGTGTTCCGCTCCGACGACCGGGGCAACTCCTGGAAGGTGATCAGCGAA
This DNA window, taken from Bacteroidales bacterium, encodes the following:
- a CDS encoding nitroreductase family protein, with product MTDTLLKHRTIRKYLPDPIPNTILQYILEAGTRASTTGNMQLYSIVVTTEEGIKEELSPCHFNQGMIREAPVVLTFCADFNRFNLWCRQRQAEPGYDNFLSFFTAAIDALLVAQNVCVAAEDAGLGICYLGTTTYMAGKIIEILDLPRGVVPVTTVSVGYPGEWPELTDRLPLEAVVHQEKYHEYKREDIDACYREKELMPTYQSFIKEHNKETLAQVFTDVRYKKDDNILFSKSLLEVLRKQGFMNHP